From Pseudopipra pipra isolate bDixPip1 chromosome 13, bDixPip1.hap1, whole genome shotgun sequence, a single genomic window includes:
- the CENPI gene encoding centromere protein I isoform X2 translates to MGMQPHLQALLSLYKLFCPELVTITLPTKTKTYFKSSEGPWKAAMNAVRQRNQGGTPLTQAVFLGTAQPQSRKRKWNTQLVLPASSASKSEVDTEKYCDLFSTDETFPVEQLQTFPQLLQNIHCLEFPSQMGSVLTNPLLLHYMNCVRDESIYLRLYYWMGQMLQEECTWCVVDNTNETEFKSFLETIYKAECFLQEGFPACEEFLYKSLPLWDGSCCRPEVLKLVSWIPLSSSPEIKSYVYGPLAQLFFTSSLYFKCSVLESLKELLENWLNCNVIDTDPEFHSLNTTLSGLVNMVADLIHFVGRLSTVGLRLEKNSTLLLFFILDFYETVCDMYLKYNLPLLILPPAGVFYPALLSMDSVTLNQLCYIMYRYRTNLVAAKENEESKKKILQFKFSNETYKEYNQYITAMVGCLWTSTVFQKDTHPQGLRMDEELLNKTLVKDFKTSFNIVYHPAMLGYSVNFLKQMCPEDTTLNFKLIKGKRWDWYLEYLYSQGLEGLKVFIESSINRVSQASRRKAENVEA, encoded by the exons ATG GGAATGCAGCCTCACCTGCAGGCTCTACTATCACTTTACAAACTCTTCTGTCCAGAACTGGTGACTATAACTCTTCCCACAAAAACAAAG ACTTACTTCAAGAGTTCAGAGGGCCCATGGAAAGCAGCAATGAATGCAGTAAGGCAAAGAAACCAGGGAGGCACTCCTCTGACCCAGGCAGTGTTTTTAGGCACAGCTCAACCTCAGTCACGAAAGAGG AAATGGAATACTCAGTTGGTTCTACCTGCGAGCAGTGCAAGTAAATCAGAAGTGGACACGGAAAAGTACTGTGATTTGTTCAGTACAGATGAGACTTTTCCAGTGGAGCAGCTGCAGACCTTTCCTCAGCTCCTACAAAATATCCACTGTCTAGAG TTTCCTTCCCAGATGGGTTCAGTGCTAACAAACCCTTTATTACTTCACTACATGAATTGTGTCAGAGATGAATCTATTTACCTGAGGCTCTACTATTGGATGGGCCAGATGCTCCAAGAAG AATGTACCTGGTGTGTGGTTGATAacacaaatgaaacagaattcAAGAGCTTCCTGGAAACTATCTACAAGGCAGAATGTTTTTTGCAG GAGGGATTTCCTGCCTGTGAAGAGTTCCTCTATAAGAGCCTtcctctctgggatggctcctGCTGCCGACCAGAAGTCCTCAAACTTGTGAGTTGGATCCCCCTCAGCAGTTCCCCTG aaattaaGTCATATGTCTATggtcccctggcacagctctttTTCACATCATCCCTTTACTTCAAG TGCAGTGTCCTTGAGAGcctgaaggagctgctggagaactGGTTAAATTGCAATGTGATTGATACGGATCCAGAGTTTCATTCTTT GAATACCACCCTTTCTGGACTAGTGAACATGGTGGCTGACCTGATCCACTTTGTTGGACGGCTGTCTACTGTTGGACTGCGTTTGGAAAAGAATTCCACATTATTGCTCTTCTTCATCCTGGATTTCTATGAGACT GTGTGTGACATGTACCTGAAGTACAACCTGCCTTTGCTGATATTGCCTCCTGCTGGGGTTTTCtacccagccctgctcagcatgGATTCTGTCACCTTGAATCAGCTCTGCTACATTATGTACAG gtatcGAACCAACTTGGTGGctgcaaaagaaaatgaggaGAGTAAAAAG AAAATACTGCAGTTCAAGTTCAGTAACGAGACATACAAAGAGTACAACCAGTACATAACAGCTATGGTGGGCTGCCTGTGGACATCCACTGTATTCCAGAAGGATACTCATCCTCAAGGTCTTCGTAtggatgaggagctgctgaaCAAAACTCTAGTGAAGGATTTTAAAACCAGCTTTAACATTGTCTACCACCCAGCCATGTTGGGCTATTCTGTCAACTTCCTGAAGCAG ATGTGTCCGGAGGATACCACCTTGAACTTCAAATTAATTAAG GGGAAGAGGTGGGACTGGTATCTGGAATATCTCTACTCACAAGGTTTGGAGGGCCTGAAGGTCTTCATTGAGAGCAGCATCAATCGTGTTTCCCAGGCCTCTCGCAGAAAAGCGGAGAATGTGGAAGCGTGA
- the CENPI gene encoding centromere protein I isoform X1 has product MNRIRSSRTPKRPLEVDHKSQTDLSAWRKRERTDPEKSSQNHQSLGGQKNDINQKNDVGGKNDSQEVSLEKALSYFGKVQGRVSLRNNSALQKHLAAVESIALQQGLPPEAFEILLNVVLSGKFADTVNTRLLKSLIPASVIPENSVVTAVSWLCTNKSSGSIQLLFLRWLITVFDFIDHKEQVNALYGFFFSFLQDEKLCPYVCHVLYLLTRKENVKPFRVRRLLDLQAKMGMQPHLQALLSLYKLFCPELVTITLPTKTKTYFKSSEGPWKAAMNAVRQRNQGGTPLTQAVFLGTAQPQSRKRKWNTQLVLPASSASKSEVDTEKYCDLFSTDETFPVEQLQTFPQLLQNIHCLEFPSQMGSVLTNPLLLHYMNCVRDESIYLRLYYWMGQMLQEECTWCVVDNTNETEFKSFLETIYKAECFLQEGFPACEEFLYKSLPLWDGSCCRPEVLKLVSWIPLSSSPEIKSYVYGPLAQLFFTSSLYFKCSVLESLKELLENWLNCNVIDTDPEFHSLNTTLSGLVNMVADLIHFVGRLSTVGLRLEKNSTLLLFFILDFYETVCDMYLKYNLPLLILPPAGVFYPALLSMDSVTLNQLCYIMYRYRTNLVAAKENEESKKKILQFKFSNETYKEYNQYITAMVGCLWTSTVFQKDTHPQGLRMDEELLNKTLVKDFKTSFNIVYHPAMLGYSVNFLKQMCPEDTTLNFKLIKGKRWDWYLEYLYSQGLEGLKVFIESSINRVSQASRRKAENVEA; this is encoded by the exons ATGAATCGAATACGGAGTTCTAGGACCCCAAAGCGGCCTCTGGAGGTTGACCATAAAAGCCAAACTGATCTCTCTGCGTGGcgaaaaagagagagaactgaCCCTGAAAAAAGTTCCCAGAATCATCAGTCTCTTGGAGGTCAGAAAAATGACATCAATCAGAAAAACGATGTCGGTGGGAAAAACGACAGCCAGGAAGTCTCCCTGGAGAAAGCTTTGAGCTACTTTGGGAAAG TTCAAGGCCGTGTTTCCCTGAGAAACAACAGTGCTCTGCAGAAACACTTGGCTGCTGTGGAAAGCATTGCCCTGCAACAAGGGCTGCCCCCTGAAGCTTTTGAGATACTGTTGAACGTGGTGCTCAGTGGCAAATTTG ctgaCACAGTGAATACTCGTTTATTGAAGAGCCTGATCCCAGCCTCAGTAATACCAGAAAATTCTGTGGTTACAGCTGTGTCTTGGCTCTGTACCAACAAATCCTCAGGCAGCATCCAG TTGCTTTTTTTAAGGTGGCTGATCACAGTGTTTGACTTCATTGATCACAAGGAACAAGTTAATGCCCTCTATggtttcttcttctccttcctgcaAGATGAGAAGCTG TGCCCCTACGTCTGCCACGTGCTCTACCTGCTGACCAGGAAAGAAAATG TCAAGCCTTTTCGGGTTAGGAGACTACTTGACCTCCAAGCAAAAATG GGAATGCAGCCTCACCTGCAGGCTCTACTATCACTTTACAAACTCTTCTGTCCAGAACTGGTGACTATAACTCTTCCCACAAAAACAAAG ACTTACTTCAAGAGTTCAGAGGGCCCATGGAAAGCAGCAATGAATGCAGTAAGGCAAAGAAACCAGGGAGGCACTCCTCTGACCCAGGCAGTGTTTTTAGGCACAGCTCAACCTCAGTCACGAAAGAGG AAATGGAATACTCAGTTGGTTCTACCTGCGAGCAGTGCAAGTAAATCAGAAGTGGACACGGAAAAGTACTGTGATTTGTTCAGTACAGATGAGACTTTTCCAGTGGAGCAGCTGCAGACCTTTCCTCAGCTCCTACAAAATATCCACTGTCTAGAG TTTCCTTCCCAGATGGGTTCAGTGCTAACAAACCCTTTATTACTTCACTACATGAATTGTGTCAGAGATGAATCTATTTACCTGAGGCTCTACTATTGGATGGGCCAGATGCTCCAAGAAG AATGTACCTGGTGTGTGGTTGATAacacaaatgaaacagaattcAAGAGCTTCCTGGAAACTATCTACAAGGCAGAATGTTTTTTGCAG GAGGGATTTCCTGCCTGTGAAGAGTTCCTCTATAAGAGCCTtcctctctgggatggctcctGCTGCCGACCAGAAGTCCTCAAACTTGTGAGTTGGATCCCCCTCAGCAGTTCCCCTG aaattaaGTCATATGTCTATggtcccctggcacagctctttTTCACATCATCCCTTTACTTCAAG TGCAGTGTCCTTGAGAGcctgaaggagctgctggagaactGGTTAAATTGCAATGTGATTGATACGGATCCAGAGTTTCATTCTTT GAATACCACCCTTTCTGGACTAGTGAACATGGTGGCTGACCTGATCCACTTTGTTGGACGGCTGTCTACTGTTGGACTGCGTTTGGAAAAGAATTCCACATTATTGCTCTTCTTCATCCTGGATTTCTATGAGACT GTGTGTGACATGTACCTGAAGTACAACCTGCCTTTGCTGATATTGCCTCCTGCTGGGGTTTTCtacccagccctgctcagcatgGATTCTGTCACCTTGAATCAGCTCTGCTACATTATGTACAG gtatcGAACCAACTTGGTGGctgcaaaagaaaatgaggaGAGTAAAAAG AAAATACTGCAGTTCAAGTTCAGTAACGAGACATACAAAGAGTACAACCAGTACATAACAGCTATGGTGGGCTGCCTGTGGACATCCACTGTATTCCAGAAGGATACTCATCCTCAAGGTCTTCGTAtggatgaggagctgctgaaCAAAACTCTAGTGAAGGATTTTAAAACCAGCTTTAACATTGTCTACCACCCAGCCATGTTGGGCTATTCTGTCAACTTCCTGAAGCAG ATGTGTCCGGAGGATACCACCTTGAACTTCAAATTAATTAAG GGGAAGAGGTGGGACTGGTATCTGGAATATCTCTACTCACAAGGTTTGGAGGGCCTGAAGGTCTTCATTGAGAGCAGCATCAATCGTGTTTCCCAGGCCTCTCGCAGAAAAGCGGAGAATGTGGAAGCGTGA